A window of the Microplitis mediator isolate UGA2020A chromosome 5, iyMicMedi2.1, whole genome shotgun sequence genome harbors these coding sequences:
- the LOC130668404 gene encoding juvenile hormone acid O-methyltransferase: protein MDSKKYIDGFLLQRRDASEVIEEFSDELSSMYGKCIDIGCGPGNITKELILPKLPADSVVVGADISESMIDSAKKKYQDEERLSFIKLNIEAEELPIKEIERYDNVLSFYCLHWCQNMRLALKNIHQLLRPGGRALVMFLSYNNGFDAYKRLQRNPRYKPYMEDVLKYIPAYHSCPNPRAMMKKTLEEVGFEVLHCSNREKTFVFESMEILQKHIIAVNPFINRIPDELKDEYKMEVTREIAEHKILFESHKNKSGYSVLDRYALIIAYFRKPNIL from the exons atggatagtaaaaaatatatcgacGGTTTTTTACTACAACGGCGAGATGCAAGTGAAGTTATTGAAGAATTTTCAGATGAATTGTCATCAATGTACGGGAAGTGCATCGACATTGGGTGCGGCCCCGGAAATATAACTAAGGAATTAATTTTACCGAAATTACCCGCCGACAGTGTCGTCGTCGGTGCCGATATTTCGGAGTCGATGATCGATtcggcgaaaaaaaaatatcaggaTGAAGAAAGATtgtcttttataaaattgaatatcgaGGCCGAAGAATTGCCGATCAAGGAAATCGAGAGATATGACAACGTTCTGTCATTTTATTGCCTGCATTGGTGTCAGAATATGAG ACTggctttgaaaaatattcaccAGCTTCTTCGACCTGGAGGACGTGCTCTGGTCATGTTCTTGTCTTACAATAATGGTTTCGATGCTTACAAACGGTTACAGAGAAACCCGCGCTACAAACCTTACatggag gACGTATTGAAATACATTCCGGCTTATCACAGCTGTCCTAATCCGCGAGCTATGATGAAGAAAACTTTGGAAGAAGTCGGCTTTGAAGTATTACACTGCAGTAATAGAGAAAAAACTTTCGTCTTCGAGAGTATGGAGATTTTACaaa aacacATTATTGCAGTGAATCCTTTTATTAACAGAATCCCGGATGAGTTGAAGGACGAGTACAAAATGGAAGTGACGAGAGAAATAGCTGagcataaaatattattcgaGAGCCATAAAAATAAGTCTGGTTACAGTGTCCTTGATCGATACGCATTGATAATTGCTTACTTTAGAAAAccaaatattttgtaa